Below is a window of Stygiolobus azoricus DNA.
CTAGAGGAATCTTTGAATAATCCGTTCACTACCCTGAGGGTAGCAGAAGGGCTGTCTCTGGATGTGAGTTTACTCAGGAGGAAGTTGTTAACGTTATCACAGTCCGAAGTACAAGCCTTAAAGTTTGCCCTAAGGAACTCCGAGAGCCTGAACGGTAAATTGGAGGAATTACGCGTCTACTTGACGAAGTTGAAGGAGGAGGTAATGGATTCGCTCAAGGCGAGGAAGTTGCATGTATTGAAGTTAGATAACTTCATAGTCAGGAGGGAGGGTAGGAAATATTTCATCTTGATTCCAGATGCGATTACATACATTCAAGGTTCGGGGAGGGCGAGTAGGATCCTAAATAACGGCTTTACCTTAGGTCTAAGCGTGGTAATGGTGGATGATAGGGATCTCTTTGAGCTGTTGATAAAGAGAGTAAGGAGTTACTCGGGCGAAGTTGCGTTTAAGAGTTTTGAGGAACTGCATTTAGATGACTTAGAGAAGGAGATAAGAGAGAGTAGGGAGGGAAAGTCTAGGAGTCTTAACATAAAGACCGCGTTAATTGTAGTTGAGTCCCCAACTAAAGCAAAGACTATCTCCAGAATTTTCAGCAGAGGTGTAAGGAGGGAGGTTTATGGGGTTCCCGTTTACGAGACTATTATTATAGACGGTAATAATGTAATAGTAGCCAATGTTGTAGCGTCTAAAGGACACGTAACTGATTTGACTACGGAGAGTATAGGATACCATGGGGTTGAACTGGAAGACGAGATAAGGGTAAACTATTCTCCTATATACAAATGTTACAATTGCCAGAAGACTGTCACAAAGAGGACAGATAAGTGCCCGTATTGCGGTTCATCCTTACTGTACTCTTCAGAAAGGATCATTAACGCGATTAGGCTATTGAGTTCTGACGTGGATGAAGTTTATATTGCTACAGACCCCGATCAAGAAGGGGAGAAGATAGCCTTTGACTTATACGCCTTGATCAGTCCGTACAACAAGAATGTGTATAGGGTATCGTACCATGAGATAACTAAAAGTGCCATTCTGGAAGCAATAAGGAATAAGTCGGGATTTGATTATAACGCCGTTGATTCACAAATAGCAAGGAGGATTGAGGACAGATGGATAGGGTTTGAGTTGAGCAGTGTATTAAAGTCTGTAATCGGAGATCAGAACAACGGGAGCGGTAGGGTTCAGGGACCAGTCTTAGGGTGGATCGTCCAGAGGACTGAGGAGTATAAGAGAAACATGGGTTGGGTGGTGTACGTAAAGATCGGTAACTATAGTGTCAAGAGAATATTCAAGAGTAAAGATGAAGCTGATGAATTCGTTAAGAGTTTAAACGTTAAAGTCTACAAACTTGGGGAGCGAGTGGAAGAGGTAACGCCTTTACCGCCATACACTACTGATTCCCTCCTCATAGACGCTTATAATAGGCTTGGGTTAAGTGCCCCGGTCACTATGAGGATCGCTCAGGAATTGTTCGAAAGCGGTTTGATCACTTACCACAGGACGGATAGTAGTCACATCTCACCTTTAGGTATCGGGATTGCTAAGGAGTACTTAAGTAAGGTGAAATTGGAAAGTGAATTTCAAGGAAGGAGTTGGGGAGATAGTGGTACACATGAGGGTATCAGACCTACAAACCCCATGGATTTAAACGATTTGCAGAGGGATATTGAGGAAAACCCGTTTAAGTATTACATAAAGTTTACTTGGGCTCACTTTAAGGTTTATGACCTGATCTTCAGGAGGTTTATTGCGAGTCAAATGAAAAGTGCTAGGGTAACTTATGCAAAGTTCAAAATAGTGTTGAAGGAAGGGGTTGAGGAATTGGTAGAGGTACCGATAAAGCTCGAAGGTGGTTTCTCTCAAATTTATCCTTTAAGGGTCTTTGTGCTAGACGAGAGTAAAGTAGCGAGTGAGATCAAGAAGGGTTCATCGGTAACTCTGTTGGGATATGCAGATGTGATAAAGATCATGAAGGAGAAGAACATAGGTAGACCGAGTACTTACGCAAAGACCGTATCTTCTCTAGTTAGACACGGTTATGTTGTGGAGACTAAAAAGAGGTATTTTCTGTTAGCTTCTAAAAGAGGTATGAAGGCTTATGAGGTGTTAAGTAATAACTTTTCGGGCTTCGTAAGCGAAAACAGAACTAGGTTGTTGTTGGACACAATAGACAAGATCTCTAAGGGGTCGTTGAAGCTTGACGTGTTTGTTAGGGACTTGTTCGCTGAGGTCAGCAGTGCTGTAAGACCCTTAATAAA
It encodes the following:
- the rgy gene encoding reverse gyrase, producing MVKIRYLFGCPNCNGPIEVDRLLKGLPCESCLPGYLGELDVKTIYDLLVKNGMLKSYAELYYNLEMLEELSELFRKVVGKDPWPLQKYWLRKLVRGESFSLSAPTGIGKTTTLMVYSVYRGETILFIVPTNSLKDQICQRLKAITPEVSCGNAEEGKINVTTFYSINRNTKTYAEIKPKVVIVDDADMILKSGKTTERVATILQIPPEVFDKAVQLVKLKKIVSAKEDEELMTKVRELEVEVYSWRPTSQFIVSSATLRPKGAKQLALRTLAGFEPSTVQIYSRNIVDSYYNSLDMVGLLKKINDKGALILVSKDYGRSKVKEIVEELNGKGFKAIQAISGRKFMDKFSSGEVDYLVGSASYYGVAVRGLDEPKRLKYVIFYGVPKTKLPLEESLNNPFTTLRVAEGLSLDVSLLRRKLLTLSQSEVQALKFALRNSESLNGKLEELRVYLTKLKEEVMDSLKARKLHVLKLDNFIVRREGRKYFILIPDAITYIQGSGRASRILNNGFTLGLSVVMVDDRDLFELLIKRVRSYSGEVAFKSFEELHLDDLEKEIRESREGKSRSLNIKTALIVVESPTKAKTISRIFSRGVRREVYGVPVYETIIIDGNNVIVANVVASKGHVTDLTTESIGYHGVELEDEIRVNYSPIYKCYNCQKTVTKRTDKCPYCGSSLLYSSERIINAIRLLSSDVDEVYIATDPDQEGEKIAFDLYALISPYNKNVYRVSYHEITKSAILEAIRNKSGFDYNAVDSQIARRIEDRWIGFELSSVLKSVIGDQNNGSGRVQGPVLGWIVQRTEEYKRNMGWVVYVKIGNYSVKRIFKSKDEADEFVKSLNVKVYKLGERVEEVTPLPPYTTDSLLIDAYNRLGLSAPVTMRIAQELFESGLITYHRTDSSHISPLGIGIAKEYLSKVKLESEFQGRSWGDSGTHEGIRPTNPMDLNDLQRDIEENPFKYYIKFTWAHFKVYDLIFRRFIASQMKSARVTYAKFKIVLKEGVEELVEVPIKLEGGFSQIYPLRVFVLDESKVASEIKKGSSVTLLGYADVIKIMKEKNIGRPSTYAKTVSSLVRHGYVVETKKRYFLLASKRGMKAYEVLSNNFSGFVSENRTRLLLDTIDKISKGSLKLDVFVRDLFAEVSSAVRPLINSSELEEKV